The genomic region GGATTTCGATGCGCTGCCGGTCGCTGCGGCGGAGTTCGATGAGGAGCACCGCGTCCTCCTGGCCGTGCACTATGATGCGTCCGAGCGAGATGTCGCGCGCAGCGGCCTCGGGTTTGGGTTCGAACACGACGCGCCAGGCTATGCCGTCGCGCGCGCCGTAAATGATGAAATCGCGCTCGAGCACGGTCGTGTCGAAGCGCAGCACTTGGAGCAGCGTGCCGGTCGCACCGCGGGCGCGGGGATCCGAGCCGATGTCGTGCACGCGGCCCTTGGAGTCGCGCACGGCGATGCCGCCGGCGTCGATCATGACGCAGGATTCCTCCGGCGTCAGGTAGTGCAGGCTGAGCCCGTGGTCGGGCGAGAGGCGCATCTCGCCGGTGAGCACAATGGGTCGTTTGCGGATCGGCATGAAACGCAGTTCCTCGAACTGTGAGTGGATGCCGCCCTGCGACGCCAGGGTCTGGAATAGCGCGCGCCAGGAGGAGTCGCCCGCGAGCGTGAGCCGGTGCTCGGGTGACACGATGTCGTCCGGCAGCGCGGCGCGCAACGCATGGGAGACCGCCATGGCCGCCACGAGCAGCGCAGCGATGCCGAGGATGCGCGATTTCAAGTCCAGGTGAGTGTGAGCCATTGTCCGGAGGCAATGAGACCCGAGAACGGCGTCCGGGTGCGCAGGAGATCGAAAAAATGTGGGAGCGTGAGTGCCGGAGCCTTGGAGCCGGGAGTGCTTGTTGCGGGCCGTTGGTCGAGGCGGATGCGACCCAGGGCGGACTCCTGATTTCGAGCCAGGGTCATTGCAAATGCGAAGGTGCGGTCGCTTGCGGCGCCGTGTTCGAGCATCCAAGTGCCGCGCTCCTCTCCGCCGCAGAGAATCACGCGGGGTGAATCGCACAGTAGTGCGACCTCGAGCGCACGGGCGGCGAGGCGATGGCTTCCTGTCATGGGAAAGAACTGGTGCACTGGCCGCTGGGTCGCTACCAGGGCCTGCTGCACGCCGCTGGGGTGGATAGATGTCTGGAAAAGCGTGGGGCTCGGACTTGGGAAACTGTCGAGAAAGGCTTCGAGCGCGCGGGCTTCACCGTTGGCCGATGCATACACGATGGGTTCGCCCCCGGTGGCGCCGATGTTTTGGATCGTCGCGCCGACGAGATGGCCGAGCTGGGTCATGCGGCGGCCCGCGCCGCGCGGGAAACGATCCTTGAGTCGCTCGCGGGTCTCGGCGGGCGACTCCATTCCCGGGTCCTCGATGGAGAGCAGTGAGATGCAGGCCTCAGGCATGGCTGACAAGCATGGCGGCGTGCGCGCCGCCAAAGGCGTTGCTGGTGCAGAGCACGGAATCGTAGGGTGCGGCGTCAAACGCCTCGAACTGCACGGCTGGCGAAAATGCGGGCGGGGCGCTGGCGACGGTGCCGGGGATTCTGCCGCCGGTGGTGGCGGCGAGGGCGATGGCGAGTTCGACGAGTCCGCAGCTGCCGAGCGTGTGGCCGATGGCGCCCTTCCAGGCGACAAGGGGCGACTCCGAAAAACGCGAGCCCAGGCGCGTCGCTTCCAAGCGTCCCGCCTCGAGTGTGCCGGTGCCGTGGCCCTTCACCCAGAATTTTCTGCCTTCCGTCGCGGGAAGGATGTCGGCGAGGCAGGTTTCGAATCCAGCGCCGTCGGGCTGGTTGGCGGTGAAGTGGAACATCTCGTTGTGCAGGCTCTGCGCAGCGAGGGTGAAATCGCCGCGATCCCGGGTGAGAATGGCGAAGGCCGCACCGTCTCCGAGCGCGATGGAGCCGGTGGCACGATCCTGGTAGGGTGCGGGCATTTCCGAGTTGAGGATCTTCAGCGCGTGAAAGCCGCCGGTCACAAAGGGGCTGAGGAAATCGAAGGAGAAGACGAGAACCTCGTCGGCGAGTCCCGCTTTAAGCAGCCGGGATCCGTGCAGCAGTCCGAGGTGGGCCGAGACGCAGGCGTGGGAAAACGTCGTGATGTTGTCGCCCCAGCCTAGTTGCGCGGTCAGCCAGTCGACGCAGGCGAACGGCGTGCCGTGGGCGAGGAAGGCGGTGTTTCCGCTGCGCCGGAAGGCGTGCAGCGCGCCGACGCCGAAATTGGAACTCGTGATGATCACCGGGCGGCGCACGGAGCCCCAGTCGCCCTGCGGCAGCCGCTCGAGCATCCTGCGCACGCACGCGAGCCAGTTGGGCGGGCATGTCTCGTCGAGGCCGCGCCTGCCCGCCAGGCCCAGCGGCACCGGATCGCCTCCGTCCTGGCCGAGCACGGGCAGGAGCGAAAGCGCGCGCCGGCCGTCCAGCAGGCCCGCGAGGGTGGCGCGGGTGTCGCCGAGAGCCGTGAGGCATTCGCAGGCCGCGATCCGCGGGCCCGTGTGTTTGGAAACTGGATACATGCGGACGGAAGGCGCGGCGAAACGGCCGTGCCGCTCAGGAGGTGCCAAAGAACCGGCTGATGCGCCGCAGGCTTGCGACCAGGGCATCAATGTCGGCGGGTGTGTTGTACACGTAGAAACTCGCGCGCACGCTGCTCGGCAGGCCGAGCTTCTTCATCAGCGGCTGGTTGCAGTGGTGTCCGCCGCGCAGGGCGATGCCGTCCTGATCCGCGAAGGTGACGACATCGTGCGCATGCACATCGCGCAGGGCGAAGCTCACGAGTCCCGCGCGTTTCCCGGTTGGGCCGAGGATGCGGATGCCGGGGATTTCCGATAGCGCGGCGTAGGCGGCCTCGGCGAGGGCGTGGTCGTGCAGGCTGATTTCCGGACGACCGATCTCGTCGATGTAGTCCATCGCCGTGCGCAGGGCGATGGCGTCGGCGACGTTCGGCGTCCCTGCCTCGAAGCGCTCGGGTGCGGGCTTCCAGCGGCTGCCGCTGTATTCGACCAGGCTGATCATGCCGCCGCCGGTCTGCCAGGGGGGCATGGCGTCAAGCAGCGAGCGGCGGCCGTAGAGCGCTCCGATGCCGGTGGGGCCGGCCATCTTGTGACCCGAGAAGGCGAGGAAGTCGCAGCCGATCGCCTGGACGTCGACGGGCTCGTGGCCGATGGACTGGGCTGCGTCGACGACGGTGACCGCACCGACGGCGCGCGCGCGGCGGCAGAGCTCCGCGGCATGGTTGATGATGCCGAGCGTATTGGAGATGTGGGTGAATGCGAAGACCTTCACCTGCGGGGTGAGGAGGCTGTCGAGCGCCGCGAGGTCGAGGCCGCCCTCGGCGTTTGCGCCGAGAATCGGAAGGTACTTCACGCGCGCGCCGGTCCGCTCCGCGATCATCTGCCAGGGCACCAGGTTTGAGTGATGCTCCATTTCCGTCAGCAGGATGACATCGTCCTTTTTCAGGTTGGCCGCCCCCCAGCTTTGCGCGACCAGGTTGATGGATTCGGTCGTGCCGCGCGTGAAGATGATCTCGGCGGGATCCGCGGCGTTGACGAACCGGGCGGCCCGCGTGCGCGCCGCCTCATAGCCGTCGGTTGCGCGCATGGAGAGCGCGTGCAGGCCGCGGTGGACGTTGGAGTTGTCCTTCTCGTAGTAGGCCGTGAGTGCGTCGATCACGGCGCGCGGCTTGTGGGTGGTCGCCGCGTTGTCCAGGTAGACAAGCGCGCGCCCGCCAACGGACTGGTGCAGTGTGGGAAACTCGGAACGAAGATCGCGACCGCCTAGCATGGTCGTCCAATTAACTACACTCCCCGAGTTCTGTCACGCCGGAGTTTGATTTTCTCCCCTGCTAGCATCTGGCCGTCCGGCGCCTACGTGTAGAAATAGCGAACGAGGTGGAAGAACAGCGGGGCGGCGAAGCAGAGTGAGTCGATGCGGTCGAGCATGCCGCCGTGGCCCTCGATCATCGCGCCGAAGTCTTTTACTCCGCGGTCGCGCTTGATCGCCGACATCACGAGGCCGCCGCTGAAGCCCAT from Opitutaceae bacterium harbors:
- a CDS encoding outer membrane lipoprotein carrier protein LolA; this encodes MAHTHLDLKSRILGIAALLVAAMAVSHALRAALPDDIVSPEHRLTLAGDSSWRALFQTLASQGGIHSQFEELRFMPIRKRPIVLTGEMRLSPDHGLSLHYLTPEESCVMIDAGGIAVRDSKGRVHDIGSDPRARGATGTLLQVLRFDTTVLERDFIIYGARDGIAWRVVFEPKPEAAARDISLGRIIVHGQEDAVLLIELRRSDRQRIEIHVGTTRTGLTFTPAELSAWFR
- the sufS gene encoding SufS family cysteine desulfurase produces the protein MLGGRDLRSEFPTLHQSVGGRALVYLDNAATTHKPRAVIDALTAYYEKDNSNVHRGLHALSMRATDGYEAARTRAARFVNAADPAEIIFTRGTTESINLVAQSWGAANLKKDDVILLTEMEHHSNLVPWQMIAERTGARVKYLPILGANAEGGLDLAALDSLLTPQVKVFAFTHISNTLGIINHAAELCRRARAVGAVTVVDAAQSIGHEPVDVQAIGCDFLAFSGHKMAGPTGIGALYGRRSLLDAMPPWQTGGGMISLVEYSGSRWKPAPERFEAGTPNVADAIALRTAMDYIDEIGRPEISLHDHALAEAAYAALSEIPGIRILGPTGKRAGLVSFALRDVHAHDVVTFADQDGIALRGGHHCNQPLMKKLGLPSSVRASFYVYNTPADIDALVASLRRISRFFGTS